In the Clostridium beijerinckii genome, one interval contains:
- a CDS encoding tyrosine recombinase XerC, with amino-acid sequence MKYDIQVLKNNNLPESLVDFLNYLETIKSTSINTIDGYRIDLTIFFRFMMIYKGKVNSDSVEFEDIDISVIDDEFLRGIKLRDLYAFLSFTEKYRDNSSYARARKVATLKSFFKFLFGKAKVITENPALELESPKINKRHPVYLTLNQSIHLLESLNKNDKNYSRDYCILMFFLNCGMRLSELCSIQIDKIRDDTLTIIGKGNKERTVYLNDACLKALANYLNVRDDSKALSENKKFLFLSSRNVPINKRTVEIMIKKHITNAGLTDDKYTPHKLRHTAATLMYKYGNVDIRSLQSILGHTNISTTQIYTHVDDDSLRDAVKSNPLSKL; translated from the coding sequence ATGAAATACGATATTCAGGTTCTTAAGAATAATAATCTTCCAGAAAGTTTAGTTGATTTTTTAAATTATTTAGAAACGATTAAAAGTACATCTATAAACACAATTGATGGGTATAGAATAGATTTGACTATATTTTTTAGATTTATGATGATTTATAAAGGGAAAGTAAATTCTGACTCTGTTGAGTTTGAAGATATAGATATAAGCGTTATTGATGATGAGTTTTTAAGAGGTATAAAACTTAGAGATTTGTATGCGTTCCTTTCTTTCACAGAGAAATATAGAGATAACAGTTCATATGCTAGAGCTAGAAAAGTTGCTACTCTAAAGTCTTTTTTTAAGTTTCTTTTTGGGAAAGCTAAAGTGATCACAGAGAATCCGGCTTTAGAGTTGGAATCGCCCAAAATAAATAAGCGTCATCCTGTATACCTTACCCTAAATCAAAGCATCCATCTATTAGAATCATTAAACAAAAATGATAAAAATTACTCCAGAGACTATTGTATTTTGATGTTCTTTCTGAATTGCGGAATGAGGCTTTCGGAACTTTGCAGTATTCAAATTGATAAAATCAGAGATGATACTCTTACTATCATAGGTAAAGGAAATAAAGAAAGAACTGTTTATTTAAATGACGCATGCCTTAAAGCTTTAGCAAATTATTTAAATGTTCGAGATGACTCTAAGGCTTTATCGGAAAATAAAAAGTTTTTATTTTTATCATCTAGAAATGTTCCTATAAATAAACGTACGGTTGAGATAATGATAAAAAAACATATAACGAATGCTGGGTTAACTGATGATAAATATACTCCACACAAGTTGAGGCACACTGCTGCAACTCTTATGTATAAGTACGGAAACGTAGATATAAGAAGTTTGCAAAGTATATTGGGTCATACAAATATTTCGACTACTCAAATTTATACGCATGTTGATGATGATTCGTTGAGAGATGCTGTAAAATCAAACCCTCTTTCAAAATTGTAA
- a CDS encoding GAF domain-containing protein — protein MFDIKIFEGMSTESKLDNMLIMLEGLIQGDEDSPITKLCNASALINALIDRINWCGFYLVKNNTLVLGPFQGMPACTKIEIGKGVCGKAALEKETLLVKDVHNFEGHIACDAASNSEIVIPIIKEGNLIGVLDLDSEEFERFTEVEKTYLEKAVVILSKYIEWNDII, from the coding sequence ATGTTTGATATTAAAATTTTTGAAGGCATGAGTACAGAAAGTAAATTAGACAACATGCTTATAATGCTTGAAGGTTTGATTCAAGGAGATGAAGATTCTCCAATAACAAAGCTTTGTAATGCATCAGCATTAATTAATGCACTTATAGATCGAATAAATTGGTGTGGATTCTATTTGGTTAAAAATAATACTCTTGTATTAGGGCCGTTCCAAGGAATGCCTGCTTGTACAAAAATTGAAATAGGGAAGGGTGTTTGCGGAAAAGCTGCATTAGAAAAAGAAACTTTACTTGTTAAAGATGTACATAATTTCGAGGGACATATAGCGTGTGATGCTGCCTCAAATTCAGAAATAGTCATTCCTATAATTAAAGAAGGAAATCTTATTGGAGTTTTAGACTTGGATAGTGAAGAATTCGAAAGATTTACTGAAGTAGAAAAGACTTACCTAGAAAAGGCTGTTGTTATACTTAGTAAATATATAGAATGGAATGATATAATTTAG
- the lexA gene encoding transcriptional repressor LexA translates to MSDEKDKQSEIYEFLKSYTESKGYPPSVREICEAVSLRSTSTVHGHLKRLEKKGMIKRDPSKPRALEIAELSMPKKEMINIPIIGKITAGSPILATENIEDTFTLPLDFIKHDRELFMLRVSGESMVNAGIRDNDLAIIESAQAAINGDIVVALIEDSATIKRFFKEKDHIRLQPENDAMDPIIVDDCMILGKLVGIFRSF, encoded by the coding sequence ATGTCAGACGAAAAAGATAAGCAATCAGAGATATATGAATTTTTAAAAAGTTATACAGAGAGCAAAGGTTATCCGCCTTCAGTAAGAGAAATTTGCGAAGCAGTCTCTTTAAGGTCAACTTCAACTGTTCATGGACATTTAAAAAGATTAGAAAAAAAGGGAATGATTAAAAGAGATCCTTCTAAACCAAGGGCTTTAGAAATAGCAGAACTTTCAATGCCGAAAAAAGAAATGATTAACATTCCTATTATAGGCAAAATTACAGCAGGTTCTCCAATACTTGCAACTGAAAACATAGAAGACACATTTACGCTTCCGTTGGATTTTATAAAACATGATAGAGAATTGTTTATGCTGCGTGTTTCTGGCGAAAGCATGGTTAATGCAGGTATTAGAGATAATGATTTAGCTATTATAGAAAGTGCACAAGCAGCCATAAATGGTGATATAGTAGTAGCTTTAATAGAAGATAGTGCTACAATAAAAAGATTTTTTAAAGAAAAAGACCATATTAGACTTCAACCAGAAAATGATGCTATGGATCCTATAATAGTAGATGATTGCATGATTTTAGGAAAACTTGTAGGTATATTCAGATCATTTTAA
- a CDS encoding aminotransferase class I/II-fold pyridoxal phosphate-dependent enzyme: MLKKTEEFLIKNYNISERTFEIYRQALSDTEAQFKEYDEIREFNQLKVLKAFQLEKISDSHFTNTTGYGLDDLGRDSLDKVYANIFNTEAGLVRPHFVSGTHAIGCAIAGNVRPGDKILCVSGLPYDTLLGVLGLSEKKNAGSLDQYGIKTDIVDLDNKGKFQFDKIQEALRNDPSIRLIHIQRSTGYASRKSFLVSEIAEVIRHIREIREDVIIFVDNCYGEFIEPVEPTEYGADIMAGSLMKNIGGGIAPGGGYIVGKRQYVDAAANRMTVPGVGGEYGATYGLMRSLYQGLFSAPHVAIEAVKTAIFCARVMEIAGFKVFPSSTDKRTDIIQAIEFGDAKKLINFCSGIQAGSPIDAFAVCEPWAMPGYDSEIVMAAGSFISGSTIELSADGPVREPYIAYIQGGLNFDHGKIGILIGLSKVLEVDR, translated from the coding sequence ATGTTAAAAAAGACAGAAGAATTTTTAATTAAGAATTATAATATTAGCGAAAGGACATTTGAAATATATAGACAGGCTTTATCTGATACTGAAGCTCAATTTAAAGAATATGATGAAATTAGAGAATTTAATCAACTTAAAGTACTGAAAGCATTTCAATTAGAAAAAATTAGCGACTCTCACTTTACAAATACTACAGGTTATGGACTTGATGATTTAGGGCGTGACTCATTAGATAAAGTATATGCTAATATCTTTAATACTGAAGCCGGACTTGTCCGTCCACATTTTGTTAGTGGTACACACGCTATTGGATGCGCTATTGCGGGTAATGTTAGGCCTGGAGATAAGATCTTATGTGTTTCAGGACTTCCTTATGATACTTTGCTTGGGGTTCTTGGACTATCAGAGAAGAAAAACGCCGGTTCATTAGATCAATATGGAATTAAAACCGATATAGTAGATTTAGATAATAAAGGTAAATTTCAATTTGATAAAATTCAAGAAGCATTGAGAAATGATCCAAGTATTAGACTTATACATATTCAAAGAAGCACTGGTTATGCTTCAAGAAAATCTTTTCTAGTTTCTGAAATAGCTGAAGTTATTAGACATATAAGAGAAATACGAGAAGATGTAATTATATTTGTAGATAATTGTTATGGAGAATTTATTGAACCTGTAGAACCTACAGAATATGGTGCAGATATAATGGCTGGATCACTTATGAAGAATATAGGTGGAGGTATTGCTCCAGGTGGAGGATATATCGTTGGAAAGAGACAGTATGTTGATGCAGCTGCTAACAGAATGACTGTACCAGGTGTAGGAGGCGAATATGGCGCTACATATGGACTTATGAGAAGTTTATATCAAGGATTGTTCTCCGCTCCTCACGTAGCCATAGAAGCTGTAAAAACAGCAATATTCTGCGCTCGTGTAATGGAAATTGCAGGATTTAAGGTATTTCCTTCATCAACAGATAAAAGAACTGATATAATTCAAGCAATTGAATTTGGCGATGCTAAAAAATTAATTAATTTTTGTAGTGGTATTCAAGCCGGATCTCCTATAGATGCATTTGCAGTGTGTGAGCCATGGGCAATGCCTGGATATGATAGTGAAATTGTAATGGCTGCTGGCTCATTTATCTCAGGTTCAACAATCGAATTATCAGCTGATGGACCGGTTAGAGAGCCATATATAGCATATATTCAAGGTGGATTAAACTTTGATCACGGAAAAATTGGAATACTTATTGGTTTAAGCAAAGTGTTAGAAGTAGATAGATAA
- the hfq gene encoding RNA chaperone Hfq, translated as MVNKQQNNLQDIFLNNARKNKIQIIIHLVNGFQLKGTVKGFDNFTVILDCDNKQMLIYKHAISTITPTKPILFADNEYETT; from the coding sequence TTGGTCAATAAGCAACAAAACAACCTACAAGATATATTTCTAAATAATGCGAGAAAAAATAAAATACAAATAATAATACACTTAGTAAATGGATTTCAGTTAAAAGGTACTGTAAAGGGTTTTGATAATTTCACTGTTATTTTGGATTGCGATAATAAGCAAATGCTTATATATAAGCATGCAATATCAACTATAACGCCAACTAAACCAATTTTATTTGCAGATAACGAATACGAAACTACTTAG
- the miaA gene encoding tRNA (adenosine(37)-N6)-dimethylallyltransferase MiaA, with amino-acid sequence MKQKLLVIGGPTAVGKTDLSIKLAKNLNGEIISADSMQIYKYMDIGSAKVTKDEMNGIKHHLIDAIEPDTPFSVADFKQLGEEALEKIICNGKFPIISGGTGLYINSLTCNMTFTEAEKDEIYREYLENLALEKGNEYIHEMLKDIDPISYKEIHANNRKRVIRALEVFKLTNKPFSSYNVGLDFYNSEYDVYYYVLTMNREKLYDRINKRVDLMMEKGLLNECIRLKEMGYNSDIQSMQGIGYKEILYYLEGKITLDKAIDMIKQGSRNYAKRQLTWFRRDKRCIFLDKDIMSDDEILDKVINDIIKN; translated from the coding sequence ATGAAGCAAAAATTATTAGTTATTGGTGGCCCTACTGCAGTAGGAAAAACTGATCTTTCAATAAAATTAGCCAAAAATTTAAATGGAGAAATTATTTCAGCTGATTCTATGCAAATCTATAAATATATGGATATAGGTTCTGCAAAAGTAACTAAAGATGAAATGAACGGGATAAAGCATCATTTAATTGATGCAATAGAACCTGATACTCCTTTTTCAGTAGCAGATTTTAAGCAACTAGGTGAAGAAGCATTAGAAAAAATTATATGTAACGGAAAATTCCCAATAATATCAGGAGGAACGGGTTTATATATTAATTCATTAACTTGCAATATGACCTTTACAGAAGCAGAAAAAGATGAAATTTATAGAGAATATCTAGAAAATTTAGCATTAGAAAAGGGTAATGAATATATACATGAAATGCTTAAAGATATTGATCCTATAAGTTACAAAGAAATTCATGCTAACAATAGAAAAAGAGTTATCAGAGCGTTAGAGGTTTTTAAACTTACTAATAAGCCTTTTAGCTCATATAATGTTGGATTGGATTTTTACAATAGTGAATATGATGTATATTATTACGTACTAACTATGAATAGAGAAAAATTATATGATAGAATCAATAAAAGAGTTGATTTAATGATGGAAAAGGGCTTGCTAAATGAATGCATAAGATTAAAAGAAATGGGATATAATTCAGATATTCAATCTATGCAGGGGATAGGATACAAAGAGATATTATATTATCTAGAAGGTAAAATAACTCTAGATAAAGCAATAGATATGATAAAACAAGGATCTCGAAATTATGCTAAAAGGCAACTTACATGGTTTAGACGTGATAAAAGATGTATATTTTTAGACAAGGATATTATGAGTGATGATGAAATTTTAGATAAAGTTATTAATGACATAATAAAGAACTAG
- the mutL gene encoding DNA mismatch repair endonuclease MutL: MKRINILNEDTANKIAAGEVVERPASVVKELIENSIDANSKNIIIEIEEGGISLIRIIDDGDGIYKDDIAKAFLPHATSKIQASEDIYNIHTLGFRGEALPSIASVGKVNLKSKQDEEAFGYEISIEGGKASEVTECGINKGTILEVQDLFFNVPARKKFLKSVSKESSLINDIVTRLSLANPKISFKLYNNHKKVLHTFGNGDLKDVIRTIYGKSITDNILYFSDSSDLITVYGYVGTEEIARGSRNNQSIFVNRRYIKNRALAIAVEQAFKSFSTVNKFPFFILFIEVYPEYVDVNIHPTKAEIKFNDERMIFKKIFGAVHTALKNEVFETFAIKEEENTKKEPLPTFEEITFKIKEEEEKVKFASSAAKTLMSQGKDLKANNESSFKSVYDPSLNNINKTIVEESTDYNKENEEPISIPVDLKPNSYIENLVDEYNDNAEDEIKSNSEPIENVITENKYENIKPNPIAKFPPITIIGQYNKTYILGEYDGTLYMIDQHAAHEKILFEKYLKEIEEGTIIIQPLIVPSIIDLSIDDYSYFEENKDIFREAGFLLEEFGGSSLSLKEVPYFLGRLNPKNLFLDILDNLKNLGNGKTSEVKHNAIATKACKAAIKGNDKLEMNEMIKLIEDLRYIDDPFHCPHGRPVIIKFTSIDIDKKFKRII, translated from the coding sequence TTGAAGAGAATAAATATATTAAATGAAGACACAGCAAATAAAATTGCAGCAGGAGAAGTTGTAGAAAGACCAGCGTCAGTAGTCAAAGAGTTGATTGAAAATTCAATTGATGCAAATTCTAAAAACATAATCATTGAAATAGAAGAAGGTGGAATTTCTCTTATTAGAATAATAGATGATGGAGACGGAATCTATAAAGATGATATAGCGAAAGCATTTCTTCCGCATGCTACAAGCAAGATACAAGCGTCAGAAGATATTTATAATATACATACTCTTGGATTCAGAGGAGAAGCACTGCCATCTATAGCATCTGTAGGTAAAGTTAATTTAAAGTCTAAGCAGGATGAAGAAGCCTTTGGGTATGAAATATCTATTGAAGGCGGTAAAGCATCAGAAGTAACAGAGTGTGGAATAAATAAAGGTACCATACTAGAAGTGCAAGATCTATTCTTTAATGTTCCTGCTAGGAAGAAGTTCTTAAAATCTGTATCAAAAGAGAGTTCATTAATAAATGATATAGTAACAAGATTATCACTTGCAAATCCTAAAATAAGTTTTAAATTGTATAACAATCATAAAAAAGTATTACATACCTTTGGTAATGGAGATCTTAAGGATGTAATAAGAACTATATATGGTAAGTCTATAACAGATAATATACTTTACTTTAGTGATAGTTCCGATTTAATAACTGTTTATGGTTATGTAGGAACTGAGGAAATAGCTAGAGGATCAAGAAATAATCAAAGTATTTTCGTAAATAGAAGATACATAAAAAATAGGGCGTTAGCAATAGCTGTAGAGCAAGCATTTAAGTCATTTTCAACAGTAAATAAATTTCCGTTCTTTATATTATTTATAGAAGTATATCCTGAATATGTAGATGTTAATATTCATCCAACAAAGGCTGAAATAAAATTTAATGATGAAAGAATGATATTCAAAAAGATTTTTGGAGCAGTTCATACTGCATTAAAAAATGAAGTTTTTGAGACTTTTGCGATAAAAGAAGAAGAAAATACAAAAAAAGAACCACTACCAACATTTGAGGAGATTACTTTTAAAATAAAAGAAGAAGAAGAAAAGGTTAAATTTGCAAGTTCTGCAGCAAAGACTTTAATGTCTCAAGGAAAAGACCTTAAGGCTAATAACGAGAGTAGCTTTAAAAGTGTATATGATCCAAGCTTGAATAATATTAATAAAACAATAGTTGAGGAAAGCACTGATTATAACAAGGAAAATGAAGAGCCTATAAGTATTCCTGTAGATCTTAAACCTAATTCATATATAGAAAATTTGGTGGATGAGTATAATGATAATGCAGAAGATGAAATAAAATCTAATTCTGAACCTATAGAAAACGTAATTACAGAAAACAAATACGAAAATATTAAGCCAAATCCTATTGCTAAGTTTCCACCAATTACTATAATAGGTCAATATAATAAAACTTATATATTAGGAGAGTATGACGGTACCTTATACATGATTGATCAGCATGCTGCTCATGAAAAAATATTATTTGAAAAATATCTTAAAGAAATTGAAGAAGGTACTATTATAATTCAACCTCTTATTGTTCCAAGTATAATTGACTTGAGTATTGATGATTATTCTTATTTTGAAGAGAATAAAGACATATTTAGAGAAGCTGGTTTTTTATTAGAAGAGTTTGGTGGAAGTTCATTATCTTTAAAAGAAGTTCCGTACTTCTTAGGACGACTTAATCCTAAAAACTTGTTCCTAGATATACTTGATAATTTAAAAAATTTAGGAAACGGCAAAACAAGTGAAGTAAAACATAATGCTATTGCAACTAAAGCATGTAAAGCAGCTATTAAAGGAAATGATAAATTAGAAATGAATGAGATGATTAAATTAATTGAAGATTTAAGATATATAGATGATCCTTTTCACTGTCCACACGGTAGGCCTGTAATAATAAAATTTACAAGTATAGACATTGATAAGAAATTTAAAAGAATAATATAA
- a CDS encoding class I SAM-dependent methyltransferase: MEELKKAIKEIIEDNVIKLVISNKTNKNFEYNKIVIYLKENNKRTYYQIEKYTDKQVFHENIDTDILEDRIIEYVEPNYKQISAWSNSASFEVKISKKGKVLLSKKKSDNQKTLSKAHNKEKNYILKEGMIIDPLIDLGVFTKEGKVVNSKYDKYKQINRFVEIIDDEIKKNDYKELTVLDFGCGKSYLTFVLYYYLVEIKNIKVKMIGLDLKADVIKKCNDIAQSYNYENLHFELGDINGFKYNNKVDMVITLHACDTATDYALYNAIKWNAKLIFSVPCCQHEFNAQMKTDSLSILTKYGIVQERIAALMTDSVRANLLESIGYKTQLLEFIDIAHSPKNILIRASKSNISKDKKEKALLEVENLIGQFNFNPTLYNLLKDDNLI; this comes from the coding sequence ATGGAAGAGTTAAAAAAAGCGATTAAAGAAATAATAGAAGACAATGTTATAAAGCTAGTTATTAGCAATAAAACAAATAAAAATTTTGAATATAATAAAATAGTTATATATCTCAAAGAAAATAATAAAAGAACGTACTATCAAATAGAAAAATATACTGATAAGCAAGTGTTCCATGAAAACATTGATACAGATATTTTGGAAGATAGAATTATAGAGTATGTGGAACCAAATTATAAGCAAATTTCTGCATGGTCAAATTCGGCTAGCTTTGAGGTGAAAATATCAAAAAAGGGTAAGGTTCTATTAAGTAAGAAAAAAAGTGATAATCAAAAAACACTTAGCAAAGCGCATAATAAAGAAAAAAATTATATATTAAAAGAGGGTATGATTATTGATCCATTAATAGATTTAGGTGTATTTACAAAAGAGGGAAAAGTAGTTAACTCAAAGTATGATAAATACAAGCAAATTAATCGTTTTGTTGAAATTATTGATGATGAAATCAAGAAAAATGATTATAAAGAACTTACTGTTTTAGATTTTGGTTGTGGAAAATCTTACTTAACTTTTGTATTGTATTATTACCTTGTAGAAATAAAGAATATTAAAGTAAAGATGATTGGATTAGATCTTAAAGCCGATGTTATAAAAAAATGTAATGATATAGCCCAAAGTTATAACTATGAAAATTTACACTTTGAACTTGGAGATATAAATGGATTTAAATATAATAATAAAGTTGATATGGTAATAACATTACATGCATGTGATACTGCTACTGATTACGCATTATATAATGCTATAAAATGGAATGCCAAATTAATATTCTCTGTCCCTTGTTGTCAGCATGAATTTAACGCCCAAATGAAGACAGATTCACTGTCAATACTAACAAAGTATGGAATAGTTCAAGAAAGAATTGCAGCACTTATGACTGATTCTGTTAGAGCTAACCTTTTAGAAAGCATAGGATACAAAACACAACTTTTAGAATTTATTGATATTGCACATTCTCCTAAAAACATATTGATTAGAGCCTCTAAGTCTAATATATCTAAGGATAAAAAAGAAAAAGCGTTATTAGAAGTTGAAAATTTAATTGGTCAATTTAATTTTAATCCTACATTATATAATCTGTTGAAAGATGATAATTTAATTTAA
- the aat gene encoding leucyl/phenylalanyl-tRNA--protein transferase, whose protein sequence is MPIFRLTNEILFPNPELSEKDGLLAIGGDLSLERLLLAYCNGIFPWYNEGEPILWWCPKPRFILIPDEVKISKSMKKIIKKEMFHVTFNKDFYGVISNCKDIREENNEGTWINSDMKEAYVNLFNKGYAMSVETYINGELVGGLYGVKIGKCFFGESMFSKVSNASKIALIKLAEKLKNENFIFIDCQMHTKHLESMGGKFVEWDTFKELLKKGIL, encoded by the coding sequence ATGCCTATATTTAGACTAACAAATGAGATATTATTTCCTAATCCTGAGCTTTCAGAAAAAGATGGACTTTTGGCAATTGGAGGAGATTTATCATTAGAAAGACTGCTATTAGCTTATTGTAATGGTATATTTCCATGGTATAACGAAGGTGAACCGATTCTTTGGTGGTGTCCCAAGCCAAGATTTATATTAATACCAGATGAAGTTAAAATTTCTAAATCAATGAAGAAAATTATAAAAAAAGAGATGTTTCATGTAACTTTCAACAAAGATTTTTATGGTGTAATTAGTAATTGCAAGGATATACGAGAAGAAAATAATGAGGGAACTTGGATTAATAGTGATATGAAGGAAGCATATGTAAATTTGTTTAATAAAGGCTATGCAATGAGTGTTGAGACATACATAAATGGAGAGCTAGTGGGAGGCTTATATGGCGTCAAAATAGGAAAATGCTTCTTCGGAGAGAGTATGTTTTCTAAGGTAAGTAATGCATCTAAAATAGCATTAATAAAGCTTGCAGAAAAACTAAAAAACGAAAATTTCATATTTATAGATTGCCAGATGCATACAAAACATTTGGAAAGTATGGGTGGAAAATTTGTAGAATGGGATACTTTCAAGGAATTATTAAAAAAAGGTATACTGTAG
- a CDS encoding pentapeptide repeat-containing protein: protein MTYINENTFEEELFEDLKINCQKCFGFCCVALYFSASDGFPNNKIAGKPCLNLQSDFGCSIHKDLRKKGLKGCTTYDCFGAGQKVAQITYAGHNWRENPELSDKMYEVFLIMRQLHEMLWYLKQALSFQTNEKIKNKINDLITETEDITKSAPDLLMILDIEVHRDNVNALLRQTSEFVRAKALGNGKTNLKRKKTIAGRLDCIGADLKKINLKGADLRGAFLIAADLRGNDLSYADLIGVDLRDADIRGANLKDSLFITQSQINSAKGDSNTILPKSIMRPTSW, encoded by the coding sequence TTGACATATATAAACGAAAATACATTTGAAGAAGAATTATTTGAAGATCTAAAAATTAATTGCCAAAAATGCTTTGGTTTTTGTTGTGTTGCATTATATTTTTCGGCTTCAGACGGATTTCCAAACAATAAAATCGCTGGAAAGCCTTGCTTAAATTTGCAATCAGATTTTGGTTGCTCTATTCATAAGGATTTGAGAAAAAAAGGACTTAAAGGTTGTACAACTTACGACTGTTTTGGTGCTGGACAAAAGGTTGCTCAAATTACATATGCTGGACATAATTGGAGAGAAAATCCTGAATTATCCGATAAAATGTATGAAGTCTTTTTGATTATGAGACAGCTTCATGAAATGTTGTGGTATCTAAAACAAGCTTTATCATTTCAAACTAATGAAAAGATAAAAAATAAAATAAATGATCTAATAACTGAAACAGAAGATATTACTAAATCAGCACCCGACCTCCTTATGATTTTAGATATAGAGGTGCATAGAGATAATGTTAATGCGCTACTCAGGCAAACAAGCGAATTTGTTAGGGCCAAAGCGCTTGGTAACGGTAAAACTAACTTAAAACGTAAAAAAACAATTGCTGGCAGATTGGATTGCATTGGTGCAGATCTTAAAAAGATTAATCTTAAAGGCGCGGACCTAAGAGGGGCATTTCTCATAGCAGCAGATCTTAGAGGAAATGATTTGAGTTATGCGGATCTTATTGGAGTTGACTTACGTGATGCAGATATTAGAGGTGCTAATCTTAAAGATAGCTTATTCATTACGCAATCTCAGATTAATTCAGCGAAAGGAGATTCTAATACAATCTTACCAAAGTCAATAATGCGTCCAACTTCTTGGTAA